In Hyphomicrobiales bacterium, the sequence TGCTTGGAGACGTCGATGTCGCTGCGGCTCGGGCGGCGGAAGGCGTTTTCCAGAAGAGCGATCTGCGCTTCCTTCGACAGCATCAGGTCATAGGCCGCCTTGGCGGCGGCGCCGGCCGGCGCGCCCTTGACCAGGACCTGGAACTCCGGCGTCGAGAAGGTGCCTTCGGCCGGATAGAGCAGCGAGATCTCGCGCTGGCCGCCGGCGACATAGGCATAGGCGTTCGACTCGAAGGTCAGGCCCATGGCATATTCGCCCTGGCCGACGGCGCGCAGCACGGTCGAGGCGGCGCTGGAGACGGTCAGGTTCGCGGCGAGCGCTTTCAGGCCCTCCGGTCCCATCAGCTTGTCGACGCCCCAGAGGATCGTGAAGGCGGTCGAGCTGTTGGTGGGATCGGCGATGATGATCTTGCCCTTGAAGGCGGGATCGATCAGGTCCTTCCAGGTCTTGGGCGCCGGCTTCCCGCCGAGCTGGTTCTTGTTGATCATCGCGACGACGAGATGGACGTTCGAGGCGGTCCAGAGGTTTTCCGGATGGCGCAGGGCGGCCGGAATGGCGGACGCGGCCGGGGAGGCATAGGGCTCGAAGAGCTGCTTGAAGGCGCCGAGCGTGTTGGCGCTGGAGCTCCAGAAGATGTCGGCCTGGGGCTTGGCGGCCTCGGCCTCGATGCGGCGCAGCAGCTGGCCCGAGCCGCCGGTGATGGTGCTGATCTTGAGGTTGGGCTGCTTCTCCTTGGCGACGCCGAGCACGGCATCGACGGACTGCGCGTTGTTGGAGGTATAGAGCACGACGGTGCCCGAGGCGCTTTGCGCCCATGCTGGCGCGGTGGCCATGCCGGCGAGGCCGGCGAGGACGGTGCGGCGGTCGATGAGGTGAGTCATGGTGGTTCCTTTCATTCCGCCTTCCCCTTTTGCACCGGGCGGCAGGCGGCGCCGGCCCGGCCTTGTCGTTGGGTCGGTTCAGCTCTTCGACGAGAACAGGTCGATCTTGAAGACGCGGGTGGCGACGATGATCGGGATCAGGATGACCGCGACCAGGACGAGGCCATAGGCCGAGGCCGGGGCCATCAGGTTGGAGTCGATCAGCTTGTAGATCTGGATCGGCATGGTTTCGCGTCCGCCGGAATAGACGATGATCGAGGCCGAGAGCTCGGCGACGGTGGTCGTCCAGGTCAGCACCGCGGCCGCGGCGACGGCCGGCAGCATCAGCGGCAGCACGACCTTGAAGAAGGTCGAGACCGGCGGCACGCCGAGGCTGATCGAGGCCTCCTCGATCGAGTTGGGGATGTTGTAGAGCGTCGAGGAGGAGTTGCGGATGCCGAAGGGCAGGCGGCGCACGATATAGGCCAGCACGATGATGCTTGCCGTCCCGGTCAGCGGCAGGAAGCCGGTGTTGAAGGACATCACCAGGCCGATGCCGATGATCGTGCCCGAAAGCGCCAGCGGCAGGGCCGTCAGATAGTCGAGCGCGGGGGTGAGAATGTTCCGCTTCTTGACGATCAGATAGCTGACGATGGCGCTGAAGGTGATGCCGATCGCGGTCGCGGCGGCCGAATAGAGCAGGGTGTTGATCACCGGGTCGGGCGCGATCTTCACGAGGCGCTCGACATGGGCGGTCGTCCACTCGCCCCAACGCATCACCGGGCCGCGCGAGACCGTGAAGGCGCCGACGACGATCGAGCCGAGCGGCAGGAGCGAGACGATGACCAGGATCGCGGCGCTGACGCCGATGACGAGGCCGGGCAGGCCGCGCAGCTTCTCGGCGCGGGCGCCGCGGCCTTGCGTAACCTCGTGGCGGCCGCGCGCCACGATCCAGCGCTGGACGAACAGCACGATCATGACGAGCGCGATCGAGACGGTCGCCAGCGTCGACTGCATCACCGGGTCGGAGCCGCCCTCGGCGACAGCGGCCTGGTAGGTCAGGACCGAGAGCAGCGGCACGCGGCTGCCGAGGATGGTGGCGGTGGCGAAGTTGCCGACGACGAGCGTGAAGACGAGCAGCGCGCTCGCCAGCACGGAGGGCAGCACCACCGGCAGCATCACCTTGAGCCGCGATTGCGCGGGCGAGGTGCCGAGGCTCTGGGCCGCCTCTTCGAGCTGGACGTCGAAGCCGCGGATGGCGGCGAGCGTGCCGATATAGGTGTAGGTGTAGTAGGTGAAGGTCATCACCGTGATCAGGCCGGGCCAGCCGTAGAAGCTCGGCATGTCGATGCCGTGGCTGCCGAGCCAGCGGGTGATGAAGCCGTTATTGCCGAGCATCATCAGCCAGGTCTGAGCGGCGATGACCTCGGGAATGACCAGCGTGATCAGCGGCAGCACGGCGACGATCGACTTGCCGGGAAAATCGAAGCGCGCCGTGAAATAGGCGAGCGGTACGCCGATCAGCGTCGTGGTCAGCGTCACCGCGATGCCGAGCACGATGGTGTTGACGATGGCGGCGAAGTATTTGGGATCGCCGGCGAGCGTCACCCAGCCATTGCGGCCGCCGCTGCCGATGGAGCCGGTCAGCACGTTGAGCAGGGGATAGAGCAGGAAGACGGCCAGGATCGCCAGCGCCAGCGCGGAGAACCAGAACCAGATCGAGCTGAACTGGCGGCTCATGACGCGAGCACCAGCGTGCGGGCGGGATCGAAGCCGAGGCCCACGGTGGCGCCGGGCTCGAAGCGGTCATGCGCGCCGCTCTGCAGGTCGACGGCGAGCGTCCGCCCGCTGTCGAGCGTGACCTTGTAGCTGGTCTTGCCGCCGAGATATTGCCGGTGGGCGATCCGGGCCGGCAATGTGCCGGCGCTGCCGGGCTCGGCGAGCAGGATATCTTCCGGCCGTGCCACCAGCGTGGCCTTGCCGGCGCCGATCGCGGCCGGTGCGTAAGCCGTGATCGAGGCGCCGTCGAGGCCGACGGGGCCGGTCTCGCCGGCCTGGCGGGCGGCGGTCTCGATGGCGACGATGTTGGCGCCGCCGACGAAATCCGCGACATAGCCGGTGCGCGGCTCGCGATAGATCTGGGCGGGCGTGCCGACTTGTTCGAGCCGGCCCTGGTTCATCACGCCGATCCGGTCCGACATGGCGAGCGCCTCCTCGCGATCATGGGTGACGAAGACCGTGGTGATCTTCGCCTCGCGCTGGAGCTCGACGATGGTCTCGCGCACCTGCAGGCGCAGCTTGGCGTCGAGATTGGAGAGCGGCTCGTCCATCAGCAGCACCTTCGGCTGGATGACGAGGGCACGCGCCAAGGCGACGCGCTGGCGCTGGCCGCCCGACAGGGCAGCCGGATGTCGACCGCCGAGATGGCCGAGGCCGACGCGCTCCAGCGCCGCCTGGACCTTGGGCTTGATCGCGCTCTCCGCCTGCTTGCGGGCGCGCAGGCCGTAGGCGACGTTGTCGAACACGGTCTTGTCGGGGAAGAGCGCGTAGTCCTGGAAGCACATGCCGATATCGCGCTTGTGCGGCGGCAGATGCGTCACCTCCGTGCCGCCGAAGCGCATATGGCCGCGCTCGGCCGGGACGAAGCCGGCAATGGTCCGCAGCAGCGTGGTCTTGCCGCAGCCCGAGGGGCCGAGCAGCGTGAAGAAGCTCCCAGGCTCGATCGTCAGCGCAAGCCCGTCGATCACACGCTGCCCGCCATAGGCGACGGCAAGATCCTCAATCGTGATGCCCATCCTGTCGTCCCCTTTTGCTTGAAAGCTCCGGCGGATCGGCGCCGTCTCGGAGCGGGTGTCACATGGTCGGTTCAGCGCTTCATGGTTTCCTCGACGAGCCGCAGCATCTCACGGTGGCGGGCCGGGTCGCCGGCTGCCATAATGCGCTTGCCCGTCTTGTGCGTGATCGGCTGGCCTTCCCAGTCGGTGATGACGCCGCCGGCGCCTTCGACGATCGGCCGGAAGGGCGCGAAGTCCCAGAGCTTGAGGCGGGTGTCGAAGGCGGCGTCGGTGCGTCCGCTCGCCAGCAGGCCGAAGCTCATGCAGGCTCCGCCCCAGATGCGCCACGCCGTGGCGGCGCGCATCGCGTCGAGGGCCGGGGTCTCTTCTTCGTCGAAGAAATCGGGGTTGCTGGCGGACAGGATCGCCTCGCCGAGCGCGGCGCAGGAGCGGGTCCGGCAGGGGCGGCTGTTATGCGTCGTCGGCTTGCCCTTGATGCCGATCCAGCGGTCGCCGGTGATCGGGTGGTCGATGATGCCGAGGATGGGCTCGCCCTCGCGCATCAGGGCGATCAGCGTGCCGTAGACCGGCAGCCCGGCGATGAAGGCGGCGGTGCCGTCAATCGGATCGAGCACCCAGACCAGATCGGCATCGCCATCGGAAGGGGCTTCCTCCTCGCCGATGATGCCATGGTTGGGAAAGCGGTCGGCGAGCATCTCGCGCATGCGCCGCTCGATGCGGGCATCGAGCGCGGTGACGAAGCTGCGGTCGGGCTTGACCTCGACATCGGGGCGGGCCGTGGCCGCTTCACGCAGGATGCTGCCGCTCTGCTCGGTCATCTGCAGGGCAAAAGCCAGCCATTCGGCCTCGTTGTCGGCGTGGTCCGTCATGGTAGGGGTCCCCTCTCGCTGCTGCTTTGTAGATGATATACAATCTTCAATCAAGCGGGGTAATCAAATTTTTTGCCGACTTATTTTCAGGCCGAGGTTGGCGCCCCTGGGCCGGCATTCTGAGCGGGACTGGGTGGGTGGCGATAAGATAGCAATTCTGATTTGGACTTCAAATTCCAAAATCGACCTTGACGTCCAATTTGCGCCCATCATACTCGCGCGAGACGCGGCGGATCGGCCGCCACGGATGGGCAGCATGAAGATCGAAGAATTCAGCCTCGAGCGCATCCAGTCGCTCTACGAGAACACCGTCGAGTTCAATCTCTCGGACAGCGGCGTCCATCCCTATTCGCTGAACGAGTTGCTGAGCGCCGATCAGCGCGCCAAGCTGATGGAGGTCGAGCTCGGCTATGGCTGGACCAACGGCGCGGTCGAGCTGCGCGAGGACATCGCTAGGCTCTACCGCAACCGGACCTCGGACGAGGTGATCGTCACCAACGGCTCGGCCGAAGCCAATTTCCTGATGGTGATGTCGCTGATCGAGCCGGGCGACGAGATCGTCGTCTTCGTGCCGAATTACCTGCAGATCTGGGGCTGGGCGCGGGCGATCGGCGCCAATGTCAAGGAAGTGAAGCTGCGCGAGGAGCTGGGCTGGACGCCCGATCTCGACGAGGTCCGCCGTGCGATCACGCCGCGCACCAAGCTGATGACGATCTGCAACCCGAACAATCCGACCGGCAGCCTGCTCTCGCGCGAGACGATGGACGCGCTGGTCGCGATCGCCCGGGAACAGGGCTGCTATCTTCACGCCGACGAGGTCTACAAGGGGGCTGAGCTCGAAACCGACGAGCCTCCAAGCTTCGCCGATCTCTACGAGAAGGCGATCATCACCAGCGGGCTCTCGAAGGCGATGGCGCTGCCCGGCCTGCGCATCGGCTGGCTGGTCGGCCCTGCCGCCGAGATCTACACTGCTTGGCAGAACAAGGACTACACCTCGATCACGACGAGCGCGCTGAGCGAGCAGATCGCCCGGATCGTCGTCCAGCCGGCTAAGCGTGCCGAGATCCTGCAGCGCAGCAAGACCATCCTGCGGGAGAACCTCGCCCTCCTCACGAACTGGGTGAAGGCGAACGACGAGTTCTTCTCCTTCGTACCGCCGAAGGCCGGCGGCATGGCCTTCATCAAGTACAGCCACTCGATGAATTCGACCGATCTCGTCCATCGTCTGCGCGAGGAGCGCGGCATCATGCTGCTGCCCGGCGACGTCTACGGTCTCGACGGCTATATCCGCATCGGCATCGGCGCGCCGGGCGAGCATCTCTCGGCGGGTCTCGAACGGCTGAGCGACTATCTCAAGTCGCAGCCGCGCTGACGCCGGCCCGAGGGACGCATGACGCCGGAACTGGCTCCGTACCTGGCCGTCTGCGATGCGGTGGCGCTGCTGTTCCGGCCGCATGCCGAGGTCGTGCTGCACGATCTCGGCTCGCAGAGCGTCGTGCATATCGCCGGCAATTTCTCGCAGCGCGTGCTGGGCGAGCCGTCGTTGCTCGACGAGATCGGCTTCGACCCTGACGAGACGATCATCGGCCCCTATGAGAAGGTGAACTGGGACGGGCGGCGGCTGAAGTCGATCAGCATCGTGCTCTCGGCCGGGGCCAAGGCGATCGGTGTGCTCTGCATCAATGTCGATGTCTCGCAGTTCCACGCGTTGATGCAGACGCTTTCGGCCTTCGCGACCGTGCCGGCCGGGGCGGAGAAGCCGCAGGCGCTGTTCAAGGAGGATTGGCACGAGCGCATCAACGAGTTTGTGCAGCAATGGACGCAGAGTCGCGGCCTTGCCGTGACCAATCTCAGCCGTGCCGAGAAGCGTGAGCTCGTGGCCGACCTCGCCGCCAACGGCGCCTTCGGCGGGCGCAATGCGGCGGCCTATATCTCGCGCATCCTCGGGCTCGCCCGTGCGACCGTCTACAACTACCTCAACCAGGCCAACGAGACTCCGGATGCTTGATCTGACGCGGGCACAGATCGAGGCGGCCGTCGACCTCGACCGGGCCTTTGTGGCTCTGGAGGATGGGTTCAAGGCCGCCGCGGCCGGCCAGGTGCAGATGCCGCCGGTCGGCTATCTCGGCTTCCCCGCCCATAATGGCGATTGCCACGTCAAGTTCGGCCATATCGCCGGGGATGCCATCTTCGTCGTGAAGATCGCGACCGGGTTTTACGACAATCCGGCGAAGGGCCTGCCGACGACGAGCGGGATGATGATCGCGCTCTCGGCCGAGACCGGCGCGGTCGTCGCCATATTGCGCGATGAGGGCTGGCTCACCGATCTCAGGACCGGGCTCGCCGGCGCCATCGCGACGCGCGCCGGGATGCGGGCCGATGCGCGCCGGATCGGGATCGTGGGCGCCGGCACGCAGGCGCGTTTCCAGATCCGTGCCGCCGCGCATCTGTTGCGCGAGCGCGAACCGCGCTTTGCCGCCTGGGGGCGCTCGCCGGAGAAGCTGGAGGCACTGCGGAGCAATCTCGAACGGGAAGGGATTGCTATCGAGCCGGTGGCGGAGCTGGAAGCGCTGTGCGCGCAATCGGACGCGCTGATCACCGTGACACCGGCCGCCGCGCCGATCATCCGCGACGACTGGATCAGGCCGGGCACGCATATCACCGCGCTCGGCGCCGATGCGCCGGGCAAGCAGGAGTTGGACAGCGCGCTGGTCGCGTTGGCCGATGTCCGGATTGCGGATTCGCTGGAGCAGAGCCTCGACCATGGCGAGTTCGCGGCTGCCGCGGCGGTTGGGCTGATCGATGCGGGCGATTGCGTCGAGCTGGGAGCCGTGCTGGCCGGAGATGTACCGGCGCGCCGCTCCGACGACGACATCACCATCGCCGACCTGACCGGGATCGCGGTGCAGGATATCGCGATCGCGCGGGTGGTCCTGGACGGGATCGGGCGCCGATAGCATCGGCTGTCTTCGGGCTTTTCGCTGGAACCTCGCCGTCATCCCGGACAAGCCGCGTCAGCGGCGCCGATCCGGGATCCATCGAAGGGCAATGTGCCTTACGATGGATTCCGGGTCTCCGTTTCGCTGCGCCCGGAATGACGGGCGGGTTGGCTCACGGTTAACCCTTCTGCCGCGCGAGAAAACGATCCATCCGCGCCAGCCCTTCCCGCAGTGTCTCGGTCGGTACGCCGATGCCGATGCGGATGTGGTTCTCGATGCCGAACCAGCTGCCGGCCACGACGAAGACGCTCTCCTCCTCGCGCAGCTTCTGCGAGAAGACCTCGGAGGGCATGTCGAGCGGATAGCGCAGGAAGGCCATGCCGCCGGCCTGAGGGCGCCGCCAGGACCAGTCGTTATGCTGCGCCATCCATTGCGCAACGAGATCGGCATTGCTGCGCAGCAAATCGCGGCCGCGTGCGAGCAATCGCCCGCGAGTCTCGGGCCGCATCACCTCTTCCGCGAGGATCTGGCTGAGGATGCCGCTGCCGATGGTGGTGTAGTCCTGCCGCTCGGCCGCGGACGCCACGACCTCTGCGGGCGCGACGATCCAGCCGAGGCGCAGGCCTGGGCAGGCAAAGGATTTCGACAGGCTCGAGGTGACGACGACCTTGGGATAGCTGCCCCAGAGCGTTTCGGTCTCGGTGCCGTCGATCTCGCCGCCGCGATAGATCTCGTCGACCATGAGCCAGGCGTCGTTGCGCTTCGCGGCCTCGATGAGGGCGGCGCGGCTTTCAGCCGAGAGCACGCTGCCGGTGGGGTTGGCCGGGTTGGTCACGGCGATAGCCTTGGCGCCGGCCGCAACGCGGGCGAGATGGTCCGGGTCGATCTGCCAGTCGCTGTCGCCGGAGAGTTCGAGCCGGCGGATGTCGAAGCCGAGCGCCCGGCCGAGGCCGTCGATCTGCATGAAGTTCGGCAAGGCGAAGACCAGCGCGTCGCCGGGCTCGAACAGAGCCATCAGCGCGATCATCGTCGCCTCGGAGGAGCCGTTGGTCACCAGCACATTGGCGGCGGTGGCGCCCGGATACCAGGAGGCGATGTTGGCGCGTAAGCTCGGCCGGCCATCGGTCCAGCCATAGCCGAGCGGCTGCTTGAGCAGATCGCGCGCCGCCTGTTCGCCCAGAATGTCCTCGATCGTCCAGGGATGGACGCCGCTCTCGGTCAGATTGATCTCGACGTCGTTCTCGAAGAGCGTCTGGTTCCGCTCCATCTGGAAAATGTCGAACTTCACGAAAGCCTCCGGCCAAACGGCGCCTAGGCCCGCCGTGCGAGACAGGGCCGTTCCCGATCTGTGAGGCAGGGCGGCATAGGCGTCAAGTCAGATTTGGACAATAAATCCAATTTGGATTTTTCTGTTTGGTGTCGGTGTATCTGACGGACGCCGGAGGCATGGCCATCATTCCGCCTGGCTTGCCGGGAACCTCCGCGCCCCTGTATCCGTTGCGCCGCCATGTTCGAATCGATGATGCCTACCCAGAATTTCCGCTTTCCCGGTGTCCTGAATTCCCAGGAGCTTCTCGTCGCAGAGGCCGCGCAGGCAAGAGCCTGGGCGGCGCTGGACTATGACGCGCGGACGGATGTCGAGCTCGAAGCGGAAGCGCGGGATCGCCTGGGGCGCATCATCCTGCAGGCGATGTCGCGGGGATCGGATTCGATTTCCGATCTCGCGGCGGCGGCCGTCGCCGAGTTCAAGGCGACCAAGCCGGCGATGAGCGTCGAGATCGCCGGCCCGCAGCCGGGCTGAGCCTTTAGAGCCTCTAAGTCGCGAAACCTGCGCGACCGTCGCCTGGAGCGGTCTCGCAATTCTCCGAATCGCGGGACTGCTCCAAGCATCTGTTCCGCCGCATTTTCGTCACGCGAACCGGTGTCCACTTCGCTCGAAAATGCTCCGGACGATCGCGCAGGACGGGGTGCGTCAGCGCACCGTGACGTCGAAACCGAAGAACTTCTCGCTCAGCGCCTTGATCGTGCCGTCGGCATTGGCCTCGGCGATCGCCTTGTCGAACTTGGCCTTCAGCTCGGTGTCGCTCTTGCGCAGGCCGATGGCGCTGCCCTTGCCGACGATGCCGCCCTGGAAGCGCGGGCCGACGACGACCATGTCCTCGTTGCCGGCCTTCTTGGCGGCCGTGGAGAGATAGGCCATCGAGGCCATGATCAGGTCGACGCGGCCGGCGGCGAGGTCGAGGTCATGCTGCTCGGTGGTCTTGTATTCGCGGACCTCGACGATGCCCTTCAGGTACTTCTCGAGGAAGGCGCCGTTGATGGTCGAGGTCTGGACGCCGACGATCTTGCCCTTGAGCAGCGGCTTCAGCTTCTCGATTTCCGCCAGCGCGCCGGCCTCGTCGGTGGTCAGGTGGAAGATCTTGCCGGTGTCCGGCAGGTTGGCGAGTGGGCTGCCCTTGATGACGGCGAAGGTCTGGCCGGTCGAACCGTAGGGGTTCGAGAACAGGATCGCCTCCTCGCGCTTCGGGGTGACCGACATGCCGGCCATGATCGCGTCGAACTTGCCGGCGTTGAGGGCCGGGATCATGCCGTCGAAGGCCTGGGCCTCGATCGAGCAGTCGAGATTGGCACGCTTGCACAGGTCCTTGTAGAGGTCGATCTCGAAGCCGGCCAGCGTGCCGTTGGCCTCGGTCCAGTTCCACGGGCGGAAGGCGCCTTCGGTGGCGATGCGCACCTTTTGCGGCGCCAGGGCGAGAACGGGGGCCGCGAAAGCGGCGGCGCCGAGCGCGGCGAGCGCGAACAGCCTGGCGATGGTCTTCATGGTGTCTTCCCTCATGGTGCGGCCCGTCCGGGCGCGCGGTTGAAGCTGTGGGCGTTATGGTCCGATGCTCAGCCGGCAAGAAACTGGCGGAAGCGTTCGGAACGGCTGGCGGTGAAGACCTGCGCGGGCGGGCCCTCCTCTTCGACGACGCCCTTGTGCAGGAACACGACCTTGCTGGAGACGTCGCGGGCGAAGCCCATCTCATGCGTCACGACCAGCATGGTGCGGCCTTCCTCGGCGAGCGAGCGCATCACGCGCAGCACCTCGCCGACGAGTTCGGGGTCGAGCGCCGAGGTCGGCTCGTCGAAGAGCATGACCTTGGGGCGCTGGGCGAGCGCGCGGGCGATCGCCGCGCGCTGCTGCTGGCCGCCGGAGAGATGCGCCGGATAATGGTTGCGCTTGTCGGCGATGCCGACGCGGGCGAGCAGCGCCTCGGCCTCGGCGATGCATTCGGCGCGCGGGCGGCCCTGCACATGGATCGGCGCCTCGATGACGTTTTCGAGCACGGTCATGTGCGACCAGAGATTGAAGCTCTGGAAGACCATGCCGAGTTCGGTGCGAATGCGGTCGACCTGACGCGGATCGGCGGGCTTGGTGCCGTTCGCCGTCTTTTGCAGGCGGATGGTCTCACCGGCGACGGTGATGTCGCCGGAGTCCGGCACCTCCAGCATGTTGATGCAGCGGAGCATGGTCGACTTGCCGGAGCCCGAGGAGCCGAGGATCGAGACGACGTCGCCCTCGCGGGCTTCGAGCGAGATGCCCTTCAGGACTTCGAGCGAACCGAAGGTCTTGCGCAGATTGGTCAGCGAGACCGCGACCGGGCGTTCGATGGCGGCGCTCATGCGGAAGCTCCGGATGTCTGGGTCGCGGGCGCGCCGGGGGCGGGGCGCAGATGCGGCGTCAGCCGATATTCGGCGTATTGGACGAGCCGCGTCACGACGAAATTGATGACGAGATAGATCACGCCGGCGACGAGGAAGACCTCGATGGCGCGATAGGTTTCCGAGATCAGCTTGGCGGCAAGCCCGGTGATCTCCATCAGCGTGATGATCGAGGCGAGCGAGGTCGCCTTGATCATCAGGATCAGCTCGTTGCCGTAGCCGGGCAGGGCCTGGCGGATCGCGAGCGGCAGCACGATGCGGCGGAACATCAGGAAGCGCGTCATGCCGGCGGCGCGGGCCGCCTCGATCTGGCCGAC encodes:
- a CDS encoding Ferric iron ABC transporter, iron-binding protein, with the translated sequence MTHLIDRRTVLAGLAGMATAPAWAQSASGTVVLYTSNNAQSVDAVLGVAKEKQPNLKISTITGGSGQLLRRIEAEAAKPQADIFWSSSANTLGAFKQLFEPYASPAASAIPAALRHPENLWTASNVHLVVAMINKNQLGGKPAPKTWKDLIDPAFKGKIIIADPTNSSTAFTILWGVDKLMGPEGLKALAANLTVSSAASTVLRAVGQGEYAMGLTFESNAYAYVAGGQREISLLYPAEGTFSTPEFQVLVKGAPAGAAAKAAYDLMLSKEAQIALLENAFRRPSRSDIDVSKHVELPAMDSVKVFAIDEDEAAAKRDEFLKRFQSYGTATK
- a CDS encoding Ferric iron ABC transporter, permease protein codes for the protein MSRQFSSIWFWFSALALAILAVFLLYPLLNVLTGSIGSGGRNGWVTLAGDPKYFAAIVNTIVLGIAVTLTTTLIGVPLAYFTARFDFPGKSIVAVLPLITLVIPEVIAAQTWLMMLGNNGFITRWLGSHGIDMPSFYGWPGLITVMTFTYYTYTYIGTLAAIRGFDVQLEEAAQSLGTSPAQSRLKVMLPVVLPSVLASALLVFTLVVGNFATATILGSRVPLLSVLTYQAAVAEGGSDPVMQSTLATVSIALVMIVLFVQRWIVARGRHEVTQGRGARAEKLRGLPGLVIGVSAAILVIVSLLPLGSIVVGAFTVSRGPVMRWGEWTTAHVERLVKIAPDPVINTLLYSAAATAIGITFSAIVSYLIVKKRNILTPALDYLTALPLALSGTIIGIGLVMSFNTGFLPLTGTASIIVLAYIVRRLPFGIRNSSSTLYNIPNSIEEASISLGVPPVSTFFKVVLPLMLPAVAAAAVLTWTTTVAELSASIIVYSGGRETMPIQIYKLIDSNLMAPASAYGLVLVAVILIPIIVATRVFKIDLFSSKS
- the fbpC gene encoding Fe(3+) ions import ATP-binding protein FbpC; translated protein: MGITIEDLAVAYGGQRVIDGLALTIEPGSFFTLLGPSGCGKTTLLRTIAGFVPAERGHMRFGGTEVTHLPPHKRDIGMCFQDYALFPDKTVFDNVAYGLRARKQAESAIKPKVQAALERVGLGHLGGRHPAALSGGQRQRVALARALVIQPKVLLMDEPLSNLDAKLRLQVRETIVELQREAKITTVFVTHDREEALAMSDRIGVMNQGRLEQVGTPAQIYREPRTGYVADFVGGANIVAIETAARQAGETGPVGLDGASITAYAPAAIGAGKATLVARPEDILLAEPGSAGTLPARIAHRQYLGGKTSYKVTLDSGRTLAVDLQSGAHDRFEPGATVGLGFDPARTLVLAS
- a CDS encoding Histidinol-phosphatase, which encodes MTDHADNEAEWLAFALQMTEQSGSILREAATARPDVEVKPDRSFVTALDARIERRMREMLADRFPNHGIIGEEEAPSDGDADLVWVLDPIDGTAAFIAGLPVYGTLIALMREGEPILGIIDHPITGDRWIGIKGKPTTHNSRPCRTRSCAALGEAILSASNPDFFDEEETPALDAMRAATAWRIWGGACMSFGLLASGRTDAAFDTRLKLWDFAPFRPIVEGAGGVITDWEGQPITHKTGKRIMAAGDPARHREMLRLVEETMKR
- a CDS encoding Aspartate aminotransferase — translated: MGSMKIEEFSLERIQSLYENTVEFNLSDSGVHPYSLNELLSADQRAKLMEVELGYGWTNGAVELREDIARLYRNRTSDEVIVTNGSAEANFLMVMSLIEPGDEIVVFVPNYLQIWGWARAIGANVKEVKLREELGWTPDLDEVRRAITPRTKLMTICNPNNPTGSLLSRETMDALVAIAREQGCYLHADEVYKGAELETDEPPSFADLYEKAIITSGLSKAMALPGLRIGWLVGPAAEIYTAWQNKDYTSITTSALSEQIARIVVQPAKRAEILQRSKTILRENLALLTNWVKANDEFFSFVPPKAGGMAFIKYSHSMNSTDLVHRLREERGIMLLPGDVYGLDGYIRIGIGAPGEHLSAGLERLSDYLKSQPR
- the dauR gene encoding Transcriptional regulator DauR, which codes for MTPELAPYLAVCDAVALLFRPHAEVVLHDLGSQSVVHIAGNFSQRVLGEPSLLDEIGFDPDETIIGPYEKVNWDGRRLKSISIVLSAGAKAIGVLCINVDVSQFHALMQTLSAFATVPAGAEKPQALFKEDWHERINEFVQQWTQSRGLAVTNLSRAEKRELVADLAANGAFGGRNAAAYISRILGLARATVYNYLNQANETPDA
- a CDS encoding Ornithine cyclodeaminase, which produces MLDLTRAQIEAAVDLDRAFVALEDGFKAAAAGQVQMPPVGYLGFPAHNGDCHVKFGHIAGDAIFVVKIATGFYDNPAKGLPTTSGMMIALSAETGAVVAILRDEGWLTDLRTGLAGAIATRAGMRADARRIGIVGAGTQARFQIRAAAHLLREREPRFAAWGRSPEKLEALRSNLEREGIAIEPVAELEALCAQSDALITVTPAAAPIIRDDWIRPGTHITALGADAPGKQELDSALVALADVRIADSLEQSLDHGEFAAAAAVGLIDAGDCVELGAVLAGDVPARRSDDDITIADLTGIAVQDIAIARVVLDGIGRR
- a CDS encoding Aspartate aminotransferase; the encoded protein is MKFDIFQMERNQTLFENDVEINLTESGVHPWTIEDILGEQAARDLLKQPLGYGWTDGRPSLRANIASWYPGATAANVLVTNGSSEATMIALMALFEPGDALVFALPNFMQIDGLGRALGFDIRRLELSGDSDWQIDPDHLARVAAGAKAIAVTNPANPTGSVLSAESRAALIEAAKRNDAWLMVDEIYRGGEIDGTETETLWGSYPKVVVTSSLSKSFACPGLRLGWIVAPAEVVASAAERQDYTTIGSGILSQILAEEVMRPETRGRLLARGRDLLRSNADLVAQWMAQHNDWSWRRPQAGGMAFLRYPLDMPSEVFSQKLREEESVFVVAGSWFGIENHIRIGIGVPTETLREGLARMDRFLARQKG
- a CDS encoding conserved hypothetical protein (Evidence 4 : Unknown function but conserved in other organisms); protein product: MFESMMPTQNFRFPGVLNSQELLVAEAAQARAWAALDYDARTDVELEAEARDRLGRIILQAMSRGSDSISDLAAAAVAEFKATKPAMSVEIAGPQPG
- the occT gene encoding Octopine-binding periplasmic protein; translated protein: MKTIARLFALAALGAAAFAAPVLALAPQKVRIATEGAFRPWNWTEANGTLAGFEIDLYKDLCKRANLDCSIEAQAFDGMIPALNAGKFDAIMAGMSVTPKREEAILFSNPYGSTGQTFAVIKGSPLANLPDTGKIFHLTTDEAGALAEIEKLKPLLKGKIVGVQTSTINGAFLEKYLKGIVEVREYKTTEQHDLDLAAGRVDLIMASMAYLSTAAKKAGNEDMVVVGPRFQGGIVGKGSAIGLRKSDTELKAKFDKAIAEANADGTIKALSEKFFGFDVTVR
- the hisP gene encoding lysine/arginine/ornithine ABC transporter/histidine ABC transporter, ATP binding subunit, with translation MSAAIERPVAVSLTNLRKTFGSLEVLKGISLEAREGDVVSILGSSGSGKSTMLRCINMLEVPDSGDITVAGETIRLQKTANGTKPADPRQVDRIRTELGMVFQSFNLWSHMTVLENVIEAPIHVQGRPRAECIAEAEALLARVGIADKRNHYPAHLSGGQQQRAAIARALAQRPKVMLFDEPTSALDPELVGEVLRVMRSLAEEGRTMLVVTHEMGFARDVSSKVVFLHKGVVEEEGPPAQVFTASRSERFRQFLAG